AGCACGGGGGCATAGATCAGCCAGCCGACGCCCAGGGTGAGCGGCGACAGCAGCTCGGCGCCGATCATGGTCGCACCTGCTCCAACGCCTCACGCAGCTCGGCGGCGCTGGCGTATTCCCGCCGCGCCACCAGCCGGCCCTCGTCGAGCTGCAGCCACAGGACCTTATCCACCGCCCCGACGTAGCGCGGCGCTACCCGCCCGTCGCGGTCGAGCATCACCCGATAGGGGTAATCGCGCATCGCCGGCACCGCGAACATTCGGGCGATCAGCGCCGGCATACGCTGGATATCGGCGACGAATACCGTGCGCCGGTCCTCCAGGTAGCCCCTGGGCCGATCCTGCAAGGCCGCGTTGACCAGTTTCGCCCCCTCCATGCTGCGCGCCACCAACAGCGTCCGCGCCTGCCCATCGAGGCTGTAGGCCTGGTCGTACTGATCGAGCAGGGTCCAGGGTGCTAGCCGCTCGCCCACTTCGACCGCCTGCGCCAGCAACGGCAGCAACCCCAGCACCAGCCATGACCAATACCTCACCGCATCTCCCCTCTTTCCTCGATTAATCGGCAGCGGCCAGTCTACACCGCCCGGTCATGAGTGCCGGAGCGACGCCGTCCGTCAGCCCGCTGCCAGTGGGCAATTTGCCTTCATGGCCCGTGGCGCCGGGCTCAATAGCCAACTTCATGACGCACACCCCGCCTTCCGTTCGTCTTGAACCGCACAAAACGTCAAAAAAGCGATTAATAATGAGTACTCGAAACTAAAATCACAAAAAATAGTCAATTACTTGACCATTAAACCTCACAAATAGTATCTTTTTGCCACTATTGGCGACAAAAAACAGGCTTTCCTGTCACCAAACTTGGCTTTTCAACCCTGCCTCTGTAGCGGCTTTCTCTTTGACAGAGCTGGGTTTTTACCTGGCAGCGATGGGACTCGATGCTTAAGAAATCAATCGACAGCAGGTTTCTGACCCGAACCGGATTCATGGAACTCTTCATCGCCGGGGTCAAGCTGACGCACGCGCTGTCCGCGGCCCTGCCCGGTATCCTGCTGTTCCTCAGCGCCGAATCGGCCAGCACAGACCTGTTGCCCACGGTGCTGGGCCTGCTGCTGTTCTTTGCCGTGATCACCGTCATCCTGTTCCAGGCCCAGGGGGTCTACTCCGAGGAGTTCTTCAGCAATCGCCTGCGTTTTCGCACCATGCTGGTGGCCTGGACGTCCGCGTTCTGCATCCTGCTCGTCATGTACCAGGGGCTGCGCCTGCTGCCGGTGTTCAGCCTGTCGGACCTGTTCCTGTGGTTCGGCGTCGGCCTGGTGCTGTTCGGCATCGAACGCCTGTTGCTGCTGCGCCTGTTCCACTCCTGGATGGCCAGCGGCAAATACCTGCAACGCACGGTGATCCTCGGCTTCAGCGAAAGCGCGCTGTACCTCGCCGAACACATGCAGCGCCATGGCGACATCCGTTCCGGGCTGATCGGCTTCATCGACGATCGCAGCGAGCGGGTGCCCGCGGAGTTCTGCGACCTGCCTTTCCTGGGCAATACCCGCAACCTGGAAGAATTGATCCGCGGCGAACAGGTCGACCAGGTGCTGATCGCCCTGCCCTGGGCCGCCCACGCGCGCATCGGCGAATTCGTCCAGCGCCTGCGCCAGCTGTCGGTGAACGTCGCCCTGGTGCCCGATCCGACGACCCTGCGCTTCGGCCATAACCGCATGACCGACGTCGGCGGCATCCTGATGTTCAACACCTCGGAGCTGCCGCTGCGTGGCTGGTCGCCGCTGATCAAGCGCTGCGAGGACATCGTGCTCGCCCTGCTGGGCCTGATCCTGTTTTCCCCGGTGCTGCTGGCCACCGCGGTGGCGGTCAAGCTCGACTCCCGCGGCCCGGTGCTGTTCCGGCAGAAGCGCTATGGCTACAACGACCGGCTGATCCGTGTGTTCAAGTTCCGCTCAATGTATGTCGAGCAGGCGGACCTCAACGCCGAGCAACAGACCACCCGCGAAGATCCGCGGATCACCCGGGTCGGGCGCTTCATCCGCAAGACCAGCATCGATGAGCTGCCGCAGCTGTTCAACGTGCTGCAGGGCAACATGTCGATCGTCGGCCCGCGTCCGCACGCGACCGCCACCAAGGCGGCGGGCGTGCCCTTCGAGCAGGCCGTGCGCGAATACAGCTCGCGCCATCGGGTCAAGCCGGGCATTACCGGCTGGGCGCAGATCAATGGCTACCGCGGCGAAACCGACACCCTGCAGAAAATCCGCAAACGCGTGGAGTACGACCTCGACTACATCTCCAAGTGGTCGGTCTGGCTGGATCTGTACATCGTTTTCATGACGGTTCCGGCCGTCCTCTCGACGAAGGAAGTCTATTGATGAGCGCATTCGCTGGATTGATCCCATGCATAATTTCCGGCGGTTCGGGCTCGCGCCTGTGGCCCGTCTCCCGGCAGAACATGCCCAAGCCGTTCATCCGCATGCGCGATGGCCAGAGCCTTCTGCAAAAGACCTTCCTGCGCGCCGCCAGCCTGCCGGACGTCGGCTGCGTGGTCACGGTGACCAACCGCGACCTGCTGTTCCGTTCGCTGGACGAATACCGCGCCGTCAACCCGCACCAGCTGGGCCTGGACCTGCTGCTCGAACCGTTCGGGCGCAATACCGCCGTGGCCATCGCCGTGGCGGCCCTGCATGTGCGCGAGCATTGGGGCGACCAGGCGCAGTTGCTGATCCTGCCGGCCGACCACCTGATCCTCGACCAGGACGCCTTCGCCGACGCCGTGGACAAGGCCCGCGGCCTGGCTGCCGCCGGTTACCTGGCGACCTTCGGCATCCAGCCCGACAAACCCGAAACCGGCTTTGGCTACATCGAGCAGGGCCTGGCGCTGCAACAGGGCTTCCAGGTCGCGCGCTTCGTCGAGAAGCCCGACCTGGTCACCGCCCAGGCCTACCTCGACGGCGGCAGGCACCTGTGGAACGCGGGCATGTTCTGCTTCCGTGCCGACACCCTGCTGCAGGAACTGACGCTGCACGCCCCCGAGGTGCTCGCCGCCGCCCGCGCCTGCCTGGAGCAAGGCTCGAGCCTGGACAACCCGAACTGCCGCCAGCGCGAGCTCGACGCCGGCAGCCTGGGCACGGCCCCGGACATTTCCATCGACGTGGCCCTGATGGAGCGCTCCGAACGGGTCGCCGTGGTGCCTTGCTCGATCGGCTGGAGCGACATCGGTTCCTGGGACGCGCTACGCCAGCTGACCCCGAGCGACGAAGCCGGCAACCAGGTCAATGGCCAGGCCGTCCTGCATGACGTGAACAACTGCTACATCGATTCGCCCAAGCGCGTCCTGGGCGCCGTGGGCGTCAGCGACCTGATCATCGTCGACACCCCGGACGCGCTGCTGGTGGCCGATGCCACGCGGACCCAGGACGTGCGCCATATCGTCACCGAACTCAAGCGCCTCGGGCACAGCGCCTACAGCCTGCACCGCACGGTGACCCGGCCCTGGGGCACCTACACCGTGCTCGAGGAAAGCAGCCGCTTCAAGATCAAGCGCATCATGGTCAAGCCCGGCGAGGCGCTGTCGCTGCAGATGCACCACCACCGCAGCGAGCACTGGATCGTGGTCAGCGGCGCGGCCCTGATCACCAACGGCGACCAGGAATTCCTGCTCAACAGCAACGAGTCGACCTACATCCCCGCCGGCCACAAACATCGCCTGAGCAACCCCGGGATCATCGACCTGGTGATGATCGAGGTGCAAAGCGGCGAGTACCTGGGCGAAGACGACATCGTGCGTTTCGAGGATGTCTACGGGCGCGCCCCGGCGCAGGTGAAAGCCTGATGAAAACCGCCCTGATCATTCCGGCCCGCAACGCCGGGCCGCACCTCGACCGGCTGCTGCCGGCACTGGCCGCGCAGACCCTGCAACCGGACAGCGTGCTGGTGGTCGACAGCAGCTCGACGGACGACACCGTCAGCCGCTTCCGCCAGTTCGGCGCCCGGGTGGAGGTCATTGCCGCCCAGCAGTTCAACCACGGCGGCACCCGGCGCTGGGCCAGCGAACAGGTGGATGCGCAGGCGCTGATCCTGCTGACCCAGGACGCGATTCCGGCCACGCCCGAGACCTTCGCCAACCTGATCCGCGAGCTGGAAGAAGACCCACGGATCGGCGTCGCCTATGGCCGGCAGTTGCCCCACCCCGGCGCCGGGATCCTCGAGGCGCAGTCGCGTCACTTCAACTATGGCGCGCAGAGCCGCAGCAAAAGCCTGGCCGATGCCACGGAACTGGGGATCAAGACCTGCTTCAGCTCGGACTCGTTCGCCGTCTACCGGCGCAGCGCCCTGCAAGCGGTGGGCGGCTTTCCCGAGGACGTCATCGGCAGCGAGGACGCCCATGTCGCCGCGCGCATGCTGCTCGACGGCTACCTGGTGCGCTATGCCGCCAGCGCCTGCGTGCAGCACTCGCACCACTACAACCTGATGCAGGAATTCCGCCGCTATTTCGATATCGGCGTCTTCTATGGCCGCGAGCCATGGATTCGCCAGGCGTTCGGCGCCGCCGGCGGAGAAGGCAAGCGTTATGTCCAGGCCGAGCTGCGGGCCCTGCGGGCCGCCGGCCAGTTGCAACGCGTGCCCGAAGTGCTGCTGCGCAGCGCCCTGAAACTGCTGGGCTACCGCCTCGGCCATGCCGAACAGCACCTGCCGACACCGCTCAAGCGCCGCTTGAGCATGTTTTCCAACTACTGGACCTGAGCTGTCGACGATGACTATTAACCGACGTTCCCGACTCTGTCTGTTGAGCATCCTGGCCGCCTCCCTGTGGCTGGGCGGCTGCTCGACGCCCGCCCATATCGCCCTGCCCGACAGCGACACCCTCAAGGAGCGCCACGCGGCGGCCCTGACCCTGGCCGACCTGCCGCCGGCCCAGGTGCTGGTCCAGACCGGCGATACCCTGCGCATCGTGCGCGATGCCCAGGAGCCGGCCAGCTCCGACGAGATGACCCTGTTCGTGGTGCGTCCGGACGGTTTCATCTCGATGCCCGGCATTGGCCGGATCAAGGCCGCGCAGCTGACCCCGGAAGACCTGGGCAAGACCATCACCGAACGCTACACGCGCATCTATCGCGAGCCGCAAGTGACGGTGAACATCGCCATCGCCCCGAGCAACCGGGTGTTCATCGGCGGCGCCGTGGCCAATCCGTCGTTCTTCAACCTGGCCGGCACCGTGTCGGTGGAACAGGCGGTGCTCAGCTCCGGCGGCGTGCTGCCGTCGGCCGACAGCTCCAACGTCGCCCTGCTGCGCACCGGCCCCGACGGCAAGTACAAGATGTACTTCGTCGATCTCGCCAACATGCTCGGCAACCCCAACCACCCGCTGGTCGCGCTGCAACGCGGCGACCTGATCTACGTGCCGCAATCGCGGATCGGCAGCACGGTGGAAGCGGTGGACATGTACTTCACCAAGCTGTTCCCGATCAACAAGGGCATCGGGGTCGGTTTCAACTACGACCTCAACAGCCAGGACGTGAAAAACAGCGGCAACACCATCAACAACTTCACCAGCAGTTCCACCGGCACCGGAACCGGACGGTAAACAGGATCGATTCGTTTGATCGGCCTCCACCAGCCATGGCTTCACGTACTCTCAACGGAGTGATCCTGTGATCGAAATACGTTCTCTGCGCGACCTGTTGCGCCTGTTCTTCATTTTCCGCCGCGAGTTCAAGCTGGCGGTCGTCACCACCATCGTGGTCGCGGTACTCGGCGCCTTCCTGCTGCCGACACGCTACGAGTCGGACGCGCGCCTGCTGGTCAAGCCCGGCCGCGACAACACCACGGTGCCGATCGAGGCTGGCAACCGGCAGACGCTGATCGCGCCCAGCACCCAGCACGACCCGATCGTCGACGAGGAAAAAATGCTCACCGGCCGGCCCATCGTGCACAAGGTCGCCGAGCGTTACCTGGAGCTGAGCGCGGCCGCCGAGCCCCAGGGCTTCTGGAAGACCCTCAAGTTCTACGTCAAGAAAGCCATGGGCACGGCGATCGACGCCCTGCGCAGCCTGCTGCAACTGGTCGGCCTGGCGGAACCGCAAAGCCCGCAGGACCGCCTGGCCAGCCGCCTGGAGAAGAACTTCCAGGCCAGCCATGAACCGGGCTCCTCGGTGATCGACATCAGCTTTACCTGGGACGATCCGGAAATCGCCCAGCAAGTGGTGAAGATCTGGGTCGACGCCTACCTCGAAGACCGCGCCCGGGTGCTCGGGCGCAAGAGCCTCTATGCCTTCTACGAGAGCGAGGGCAATAAGGTGGCGGCGCAGATCCTCAGCCTCAAGGAGCAGCTGCAGGGCCGTCTGAAGCAGATCGATTCGATCAGCGTCACCGCGCGCCTGGAAAACCTCACCAGCCAGATCGACCGGCTGACCGATGCGCGGGTCGACGCGCAGAACCAACTGTCGGGGATCGGCAGCTTCCTGGCCAACGCCCGCCAGCAGATCCAGGATCAGCCCGGCGAAGTGGTGACCAGCCGCGAGACCAGCCTCAACCCGACCCAGCTCGACCTCAAGCGCCAGCTCAACACCCTGCAGGTCGAGCGGGCGCGCCTGTTGCGCACGTATTTGCCCGAGGCGCCGGCGGTCAAGCAGATCGAGCAGAACATCCGCGACCTGCAAGCCCTGAGCGAGCAGGAGACGACCCGCCTGGAACGCTCGAAGAACACCGCCCCCAACAGCCTGGTGATCAACGTCAAGCAGCAGGTCATCGATGCCCAGTTGCAACAGCGCAAACTCACCGGCCAGATCGAGGACTACGACAAGAACCTCGCCGCGCTGCGCGCCGAGCGTGACCGGGTGCTGGGCGACGAGCCTGAGCTCAACCGCCTGACCCAGCAACTGCGCACCGCGGAAAAGAGCTATGCGCTGTACTCGGAAAACCTGGAACAGGCGCGGATCGACCATGAGCTCGACAGCAGCCAGATCAGCAATATCGCGATCATCGAACACGCCACCTTCAACCCGTCGCGGGTCTTCCCCAAGAGCCTGCTGATCCTGTTGTTCGCCATTCCCGCCGGGATCGCCGTGGGGCTGCTGACAATCTATGTCTGCTACCTGCTGGACCAGCGCATCCACGACGGCGCACGCCTGCCGGAACTGTTCCAGGCGCCGCTGTGGGGCAGCGTGCCGGACCTCGACGACGCCACGCCCGAAGCCATGACCGCGAGCCTCTACCGGCTCTACAGCCTGCTGCCCCTGGACCGCATCGAGAGCCAGGGCCTGACCCTGAGCCTGACCTCAGCGCGCCAGGGCGAAGGCGTGAGCTTCATCCTCGAGCGCCTGGGCCGCCTGCTGGAGGAGCGTGGCCATCGGGTCCGCCTCGACGGTGACGCCGCCGCACAGCCCGGCGAAGTCCTGCTGCTGGACGCCTCGCCGCTGCTGTCGAACCCGCAAGCGTTCCTGACCCTGCGCCGCGCCGACCTGATCGCCCTGGTGATCGAGGCCCGGACCAGTACCGTACCGATGATCGAGAACGCCCTGTCGCTGCTTACCACGGCCTTTGGCAAGGTCGACGGCCTGATCCTCAACCGGCGCCGCTTCGAAGTCCCGGCACGGCTGCTGGAGCGGATCAACAGCTGGCGCGGGGCGGCCTGATGCGTATCGTCCTGCTGGCCCCGCTGCCGCCGGAACAGACCGGCATCGCCGACTATGCCGCGCACTTCAGCAATGCGCTGCGCGCCCTGGGCATCGAGGTGCTGACGCCTCTGGCCGGCTGCCAGGACCCGGCGCAACAGCTGGCGCGCCTGCGGGCCTTCGACTGGAGCGGTGTCGACCTGGTGCACGCCGAACTCGGCGGCGGACGCTTCGGCGAGTTCCAGGCGCTGGACTACCTGAGCGCCGAACAGCCGCAGATCCCCCGTACCGCCACCGTGCATGACCCGGAGCGCCTGGTCTGGCGGCGGGCCCGGCTGTTCTGGCCGCTGACCCTGCTGGAGCGCCTGCCGCACCCGCTGCCGCAAGCGGCGGCGCTGCTCGCCGACCCGCTGACCCTGCACGAGGAACGGCGCCTGGCCCGTGGCATGCAGCGGCTGATTACCCTGACCCGGCTGGGCGGCGACTGCCTGCGCCAGCGCATGGGCCTGCCGCCACGGCAAGTGGCGGTGATCGCCCACGGCAACCTGCCGATCGCGCCCGCGCAATTGCCGCCGCTGGCGCCGTTGCGCCTGCTGTACTTCGGCTTCATCTACCGCGGCAAGGGCATCGAGGATCTACTCGAAGCCCTGACCCGCACCCTGGCCGCCCACCCCCAATGCCGCAGCCAGGTGCGCCTGACCCTGGCCGGCGGCACGGCGCCGGAAATGACCTTCGACCCGGCCGGCAACTACCTCGACGGCCTGCACCAGCGCATCCGCGAACTGCAACTGGAGGACCTGGTGGACTGGCGCCTGGACCTGCCGTCCGCGGAAATCGCCGGCACCATCCAGGACCACCATGTGATGGTGCTGCCCTACCGCGAATCGAAAAAACTCGCCTGGCTCGGCCAGATGCGCGGCACCAGCGGCGCCCTGTCGTGGGCCAATGCCTGCGGGCGCGGGGTGGTGACCTCCAATGCCCGGGCCTTTGCCGAAGAGGTCGCCAGCGGCAACGGCGTGACCTACGAGCAAGGCGATGTCCAGGCGCTGAGCGAACACCTGGGCCGCCTGCTGCTGCAACCCTCGCTGGCCCTGCAATGGGCCGCGCAGGCCAGCGAAGTGGGTAAACAACGCGAGTGGAGCGCCACCGCGCAACGTTTCGCCGATCTGTTCAATAAAGTGTGCAAGGAGCGGTCGTCATGAAGCCTCGACTACATCTGCAACGTCGTCCCCTATGGCGCGGTCTGTCGCTGGCGGCTGCGCTGGCGGTGGGCGGCGCGTTGCTGCTCAGCGAGCAGGTCGACGCCACGCCGATCAACCTGGCCCCCCAGCGCACCCTGGAATGGAAGGATTACCTGGGGGTCAACGCGCATTTCCTGTGGTTCACTCCCGAGCAGTACCGCAAGCAGATCGCCGCCTACAAACGGCTCGGCCTGCAGTGGGTGCGGGTCGACCTGCACTGGGACCGGCTGGAACCCACCGAGGAGGGCTACCAGCTCAGCACCCTGGACGAGCTGGACCGGACCCTGACAGAGTCGAAGCTCAAGTCGCTGTTCTACCTCGTGGGCTCGGCGCCGTTCGTGACCACCGCGCCCAAGGGCGGGCCCTACCAGGATCAGTACCCGCCACGCGATCCGAAGG
This portion of the Pseudomonas sp. MRSN 12121 genome encodes:
- a CDS encoding undecaprenyl-phosphate glucose phosphotransferase, encoding MLKKSIDSRFLTRTGFMELFIAGVKLTHALSAALPGILLFLSAESASTDLLPTVLGLLLFFAVITVILFQAQGVYSEEFFSNRLRFRTMLVAWTSAFCILLVMYQGLRLLPVFSLSDLFLWFGVGLVLFGIERLLLLRLFHSWMASGKYLQRTVILGFSESALYLAEHMQRHGDIRSGLIGFIDDRSERVPAEFCDLPFLGNTRNLEELIRGEQVDQVLIALPWAAHARIGEFVQRLRQLSVNVALVPDPTTLRFGHNRMTDVGGILMFNTSELPLRGWSPLIKRCEDIVLALLGLILFSPVLLATAVAVKLDSRGPVLFRQKRYGYNDRLIRVFKFRSMYVEQADLNAEQQTTREDPRITRVGRFIRKTSIDELPQLFNVLQGNMSIVGPRPHATATKAAGVPFEQAVREYSSRHRVKPGITGWAQINGYRGETDTLQKIRKRVEYDLDYISKWSVWLDLYIVFMTVPAVLSTKEVY
- a CDS encoding mannose-1-phosphate guanylyltransferase/mannose-6-phosphate isomerase is translated as MSAFAGLIPCIISGGSGSRLWPVSRQNMPKPFIRMRDGQSLLQKTFLRAASLPDVGCVVTVTNRDLLFRSLDEYRAVNPHQLGLDLLLEPFGRNTAVAIAVAALHVREHWGDQAQLLILPADHLILDQDAFADAVDKARGLAAAGYLATFGIQPDKPETGFGYIEQGLALQQGFQVARFVEKPDLVTAQAYLDGGRHLWNAGMFCFRADTLLQELTLHAPEVLAAARACLEQGSSLDNPNCRQRELDAGSLGTAPDISIDVALMERSERVAVVPCSIGWSDIGSWDALRQLTPSDEAGNQVNGQAVLHDVNNCYIDSPKRVLGAVGVSDLIIVDTPDALLVADATRTQDVRHIVTELKRLGHSAYSLHRTVTRPWGTYTVLEESSRFKIKRIMVKPGEALSLQMHHHRSEHWIVVSGAALITNGDQEFLLNSNESTYIPAGHKHRLSNPGIIDLVMIEVQSGEYLGEDDIVRFEDVYGRAPAQVKA
- a CDS encoding glycosyltransferase family 2 protein; its protein translation is MKTALIIPARNAGPHLDRLLPALAAQTLQPDSVLVVDSSSTDDTVSRFRQFGARVEVIAAQQFNHGGTRRWASEQVDAQALILLTQDAIPATPETFANLIRELEEDPRIGVAYGRQLPHPGAGILEAQSRHFNYGAQSRSKSLADATELGIKTCFSSDSFAVYRRSALQAVGGFPEDVIGSEDAHVAARMLLDGYLVRYAASACVQHSHHYNLMQEFRRYFDIGVFYGREPWIRQAFGAAGGEGKRYVQAELRALRAAGQLQRVPEVLLRSALKLLGYRLGHAEQHLPTPLKRRLSMFSNYWT
- a CDS encoding polysaccharide biosynthesis/export family protein, giving the protein MTINRRSRLCLLSILAASLWLGGCSTPAHIALPDSDTLKERHAAALTLADLPPAQVLVQTGDTLRIVRDAQEPASSDEMTLFVVRPDGFISMPGIGRIKAAQLTPEDLGKTITERYTRIYREPQVTVNIAIAPSNRVFIGGAVANPSFFNLAGTVSVEQAVLSSGGVLPSADSSNVALLRTGPDGKYKMYFVDLANMLGNPNHPLVALQRGDLIYVPQSRIGSTVEAVDMYFTKLFPINKGIGVGFNYDLNSQDVKNSGNTINNFTSSSTGTGTGR
- a CDS encoding exopolysaccharide transport family protein, producing the protein MIEIRSLRDLLRLFFIFRREFKLAVVTTIVVAVLGAFLLPTRYESDARLLVKPGRDNTTVPIEAGNRQTLIAPSTQHDPIVDEEKMLTGRPIVHKVAERYLELSAAAEPQGFWKTLKFYVKKAMGTAIDALRSLLQLVGLAEPQSPQDRLASRLEKNFQASHEPGSSVIDISFTWDDPEIAQQVVKIWVDAYLEDRARVLGRKSLYAFYESEGNKVAAQILSLKEQLQGRLKQIDSISVTARLENLTSQIDRLTDARVDAQNQLSGIGSFLANARQQIQDQPGEVVTSRETSLNPTQLDLKRQLNTLQVERARLLRTYLPEAPAVKQIEQNIRDLQALSEQETTRLERSKNTAPNSLVINVKQQVIDAQLQQRKLTGQIEDYDKNLAALRAERDRVLGDEPELNRLTQQLRTAEKSYALYSENLEQARIDHELDSSQISNIAIIEHATFNPSRVFPKSLLILLFAIPAGIAVGLLTIYVCYLLDQRIHDGARLPELFQAPLWGSVPDLDDATPEAMTASLYRLYSLLPLDRIESQGLTLSLTSARQGEGVSFILERLGRLLEERGHRVRLDGDAAAQPGEVLLLDASPLLSNPQAFLTLRRADLIALVIEARTSTVPMIENALSLLTTAFGKVDGLILNRRRFEVPARLLERINSWRGAA
- a CDS encoding glycosyltransferase, with protein sequence MRIVLLAPLPPEQTGIADYAAHFSNALRALGIEVLTPLAGCQDPAQQLARLRAFDWSGVDLVHAELGGGRFGEFQALDYLSAEQPQIPRTATVHDPERLVWRRARLFWPLTLLERLPHPLPQAAALLADPLTLHEERRLARGMQRLITLTRLGGDCLRQRMGLPPRQVAVIAHGNLPIAPAQLPPLAPLRLLYFGFIYRGKGIEDLLEALTRTLAAHPQCRSQVRLTLAGGTAPEMTFDPAGNYLDGLHQRIRELQLEDLVDWRLDLPSAEIAGTIQDHHVMVLPYRESKKLAWLGQMRGTSGALSWANACGRGVVTSNARAFAEEVASGNGVTYEQGDVQALSEHLGRLLLQPSLALQWAAQASEVGKQREWSATAQRFADLFNKVCKERSS